TCTAAGAAATTATGTATTTCAGACACAGATTAAATAGTTCTGATTAAATAATAAGCATGCATCATAATCTTCATTGAGTGCAATTGTCGCCTGTTGCCCTTTCTATATATAGAGAAGAACATTACTTTGGATGGACAATCCGATATGGATTATATAATTCTGATAGGTCGGTCTACTGATGCCAAAATAAAAGTCTTGTAATGTAAAAGATTATATACACTAATTATTATCGATTAGTCGATTAATcgatcaacagaaaatgaatcagcgccaattgattaatcattaagtcatttttttcagtacATCTCAATATTCTCTCGTTTGAAATTCTGGAACGTTAAatgatttaaagaaattaaatatctttgggttttggattgttggatggacaaaataagacaaagacCAGACAATTCATCAAGAACATTGGttacaaaaacaattgttaGTGGGAGTCCTAGCTGCTATTATTGTGTACCTGTGACTGATTTACCCTTTCTGACTGTGGAGTTTGTCTTTCTTCAAATGGAGGTGCTGaaggtgtctgtgtgttctcaACCTCTGGGTGTTTATTTTCTTGAGTGCTGTTGTCCAAGCGGGGGGTgtgacttctctctctctcatctccagCTGCTGGGGTGCATGCGTCTGCCGTGCTGTCCTGTGACTTCTCCCCAGCGGTTGCTTCATCTTGTCTGCCAGACGGAGTTGTGGTTTCTGTAGAAATAGCTTGATGCAGCAGTTCTTGGGAATCTTGTTGTGCACTTGTGTTTTCTAATTCTCCTTGTTTCCGCTGCATTTCTTCTGCACTTTCCCCCTGacattttgctttttctttctctttctccacaTTTTCGCTTGCTGCTACTTTCAGCTGCTCCCCTTCCCCATCTCGCCACTCCTCCCCTCCTTCACTTTTTCTTCTACCCTCCTCTCTTGTCCTCTCATCTTCCCCCTCCTGCTCTATCCTTAGCTCTTCCTCCATCCCATTATCTGGATCTTCTCTCTCCTCATCCCCCCACATGCCTCCTCCAGGCTGTATCAGATAGTAGCTGTTGTTGATGCAGTCAGTGAAGGCCTGCTCCTGGTCCAGCTCGTGGTGAGACTCGTTCAAGTGACTCTTCAGTGCCTGAGAGCTGACAAACTTCccgtcacacacacagcagacataTAGGAAGAGGTGCTTCCTGACATGAGCAGTGAGGGTGGCCATCTTGGTTGCAGCATGGTCACAGAGGAGGCAGGAGAAGGGACGCTGTGGCCCGTGGACCAACAGGTGGCGCTCCCGCTCCAGCTGGTTCTTAAAGCGGCGGTTACAGGTGGGACAGTGGTAGAGGAGCTGTCTGAGTCCCTGACGAGTCTTTAACCTGGACCAGATTAACAGATTTAGAAGGGCAAGTGTGTCAGATGGTAGATAGGAAGGTAAAATAATGTAGATAATGAAGATCAAACCTCAGTTGTTGGTAGCTCTGGGAAACAGCGGGGTCTTTCAGGTTATGTCGTTTCTCCATGTGTTTAAGCAAGTTCTTTACATCGGAGTATTTTTTCTCACAGAAGCTGCAGTGCTGCTTCACTTTTAAATGGACTCGCTCTATGTGGACCTGCATTACCAGAAATACAGAATTACTGCTccaaccagaaaaaaaaaaaaactatgtggAAACCATAATCACAACAGACTTTGTATTGTGTCTCTAAGCTTGCATGTTCATATTAATTATACTGAGGATATAACAGTGCTACAAATAACATCAATAACAGTAATTAAGTAATAACACACCTTGAGGTGTCCTGGGCTGAGACAGTTGAAAGGACAGTGCTGACAGCTGAACTTCTCTCCTGTGTGCTTCCTCAGGTGAACATTCAGGTTGGCTTTGAAGGGAAAGGAAGGTAAAAAATAAGCAACTTTTACATgaattttaatagtttttaacaACAGGTTTTACAAATACTTCCAGTACATCCGTGTTGCATGTTTTTAACTATTGATATTTTCCAATGTCCACATGGGGAGCATTACAGACTTGTCCAGTCTTATTGATTATAATTGCTATTAGCAGTAACTGCAAAGGTACCTGATTACATATTTAAAGGAAGAGTTTCACCAAGGATCCAACAAGGGACAGTGAACTAAAATGGTtaaaagcaacacaaagaaacagcACCAATGTTTATGGCATTGCTTCAATGTTGTACAAACAAAAACTTCACATCCTTCAAATCCTACGAATAGGGGCATGTGGTACTGTCATACCCCCtctatctctccctctgtttcccGTCAGCATCTTTGACTTACACCATCTCATAAAGGCAAACTTCAAAATACAAATCGCACCTTTAACAACTCAATTCATTGTCACTTTTAATAATCAAGCTTAAAAGTGTCTGTGCAGCCTCAACAACAGTGAGCCTGGATTTACCTTTGATGGCTGATGCATAGTCACAATGCGGGCACTGGAACGGTTTCTCCTGGGTGTGTGTCCTGAGGTGGGCGACCAGTGAGTGTCTGAATTTAAAGATCTTATTACAGAACTCACAGGCAAAGATCTTCAACTGGCTCTGAAGTAAACTGGGAGACAGAGAATAACCATATTACTATTACTAGTTGACCAGATAACTGCTGCACAGATAACAACATTAACAATTAAGaagcaaactaaaaaaacttttaaccactcacaaaaaaaacaggataaacAAAGTCAAACATATCTTTTCTGTTAGATTGTTACAGCTCAGCTACACTTAACCGCCAAAGCTACAACTACTATGAAATAAATTCAatgttaatacatttaataaaaatatgcaTACAGTACTTGGTAGCATCTTGCTTGATAGAGTATTCCTGGAAGCCTCTGCTGGcggctgtttttgttgttgttgttgttgttgttgttgttgttgttgttgttgtagttgttggGGAGGGCGGGTTAGAACTATGAGCAGAAAACAAAGGGATCAAACCGCTGACAGGAGATAACATCGATAGGTCAGACTGCTGCTAGCACAAACAAGCAGGACCTTTACAAAATTATTTATGCATGCATTTGACAAATTAACTCCCGTTTGTCTGTATGTGatctattattattaccatCAATTATGTATTACATTCAAAGAATTATAGAAGAGATGGACATTTTCTATTATGTTACCTCGGCACTTGATCTGTTTTAGGGTCACCTTCGCAGGCAGTGGCTCCACTTGCATGGTCTTGATGTGACCGACTCTGGAAGATTGCAGACTGCCCAGacaaattcaataaataaacccaTATACTAGTAGCACTCACAGATCAACacaaatcaatcaaatcaatcaaatcatCAATATTAGATAATAactaataaatgaaaaaaagactcACACACTGCAACATTGTATGACAGAATCATCTGATTTAGAACTCAGAtgaaatgctaacatgctaaaacattttagaaataatatgttgttttttttgcatttgagcCCACATCCTTTTTTATAGAGATAATGTCTTTGGTAGAAATAAGTTTCCATAGAAACTACTCACAAAAAGGTCTCTGCACTATCCTGTTcctgaaaaacaatgtaattttttCACTGCTCTGAGCACAAGTTATGGAATTCTATACAGCGTTATTCTATTGGGATGGAGGCATAAATCTCAGAGATATCTTAAAACCTGGCCAAATAACTCCAAGCTGTCTGCCAGGATAGATACTACCAGAAATAAGtgagaaacacattttacaatTCCGTGACTGACTGTTTCCGTGTACTCCTGTGCTTACCTGAGGTTGAGCTTGAATGGCTGAAGACTCTGTTTCTACTGAATTGTCCTCTACTGGAACCATTGTAGAAACACCTGTTGAATGACATCttaattatttaattcaattcaattcaaataacTTTATTTGTCCCAGAAGGGGAATTAAAAGGCACAAAGAGTAGCACATTAAAAGGACAATCCACAGATATGTTACAAATACAGTGTTTGtagatttgtttatttgattaggacaatgcacattaatcaacacttCTGTAAATTCGCCACTCTTAGCCAGTTGGCTAATTTTCagctgtagtcctagttacctagcatgcatgtctttatgaatgaatagataaattaataaataataatgcatgGCATAATGCTGTGCATTCTAAGGTGCTAAAGATCCTAAAGTCATTACAATCATAATTAACAAGGTGCTGTGGTGCCGTTCTTAATTTTGAATCATGGGTTTGGGTGGGTTGGTGGGTAGGGATGCTGGATCATAAATATTTCTTCTACAGcagtcaatgttttttgttttttttaaaagatgatttttttggggcattgtaGGATTTCATTTGTATAGGGCATCTTAGActtgaaggagagagagagagaggaggaatgacatgcagcaacgggccgcaggtcagagtcgaacccacGGCCGctcatcgaggagtaaacctccagcGGTCCATGTTAGCCAAAATGTGAATACtagcacaaaaaataaaaccgcTCCTGAAGACAAACCTGGAAGTGTTTTATCTTCTGTCAGAACAACACTGATGACCGACTTTTTGTTTCCCTTTGCTAGGCCTCCTTCTTTTGAGGTGCGGCTTCGGCTGGTTCTCGGGGGCCTGAAGCTGCCTACGTTCACAAGCAGGGAAGAAGAAAAGGTCAAACTGCTAAGATCATTAATCTTTTACATTTCATCACAAATCACATTTCATTGTGATATTAAAGCAGCAATTAGTCCCTCTTTGTAAGATTTAATTGGAAGAAATCATGTCCTGAACTTAAACCTCATACCTTTTTCTCTCCCCGGTCCTGGTCTTGCTGGGTTTTGTTGCATCTGGTTTGGATCTGTTCCCCCAGGATCCAAACTTCCAGAAGCCTCAACTCCTGCTCCACCACAGCTGCCCCCTGAAAAAAGGTATTATGTCTGTGAAATTACCAAgaccttttgtattttttccccaACATCTGAAGTTAAGGCAGAGGTATTTAATGATCTATAATTATAGGAAGGATAATTCTAAACATTCTCCTTCGGGTCCCCCCAGATTTGAATGTCTCTTTGGCACACATTCACTTTTCTATTGTAGATTTCACTTCTCACCattctcctcttcttcatcctcatcatctTTCTCTTCCCTCAGGCAGATGTGTTTAAGGATCTGCCGTCTGTTGCTGAACGAGCGATGGCAGTCTCTACATTCCAGCCCCAACATCCCCTCATTGCTTTTGGCTAGCAGAGGAATCAGGAGTCAGAAAACCGAGTGCAGGAAACACAACTTGTGTAGAATATTTACAGAAATcactaataaaaacaagtttactttaaaaaaaaagctcatgACTTAAAGGTCTACACAACAATTTAGTGAGTGTTGAGAAAAGTTAGGTTAGCAACCAGGCAAAAgtccatttgaccaaaaacctTTATACTGTAAAATTGGCTATAAACTTTAAGCAAGCATCTTCTCTCATGCAGAAGGTGCTTATACTGTCTTCtgcatgaaaaagaaagaattatgGGACACATATAATTGTCAACAACACTACCTTGTATTGAGCTGCATTGTCTAtctccctcctccttcttgccttctttttctctttgaacATGATCCTCCTGAGAAAGGGTAGAATCGGCCTTGCACTCTGTCAAATCTGTGCGCGTCTTCTTGGTAGAGCCTTTCGGTCTTCCTCGTTTTCGCTTCACTGAGCTCTCTGTGGGCCAACAACACAGCAGAACAGATAAGAAGATAACGCAGTGCTTTTTCCATTAATACATCCCACTAAGAGGCCAAAACAAACCATGAGCTTACCCTACAAACACTTGTTTTCAGTGTAGCAAAAGGTTGATAAACTAATGTAGCTTATGCCTCATAATAGAGAACTCCATTGTACAGCAATCTCCCAGACGCaatcaaaaaaagaattatAGTGTTGCACTGACTGACATATTCCTATGTAGTGTAGTTGTTCTTAatcatttgttcacattttttatttgattggtATTTTAATTATCTTCTAATTAACTTTGACTTGATTATCAGTCCAAGAATATTAGTTCAGTTAAATACTGTATTGGTTTCAAACCCTGATCACATACATTATGCAAAGTTCAATTCATCCCCAAATTAGTGAACGTAGTGACAATTAATATGCAATAGAAaatgtggtttgtttttttgattcaGTAATAGCAATGCTAGCAATGACACGCTAATCTGACCTGTTAGCGTCTCCACGGGCTCTCCTACAAGAGGCTGCAGAGcaatgatgatgtcatcaggagGCTCCTGCTGGGGGTGCAGCTGGGAGCAATGGGCGAACAGCTGAGAGCGACTGGGAGAGAAGAGGTTGCACAGCCGACACATGAACACAGAACCAGCTGCGgagacacaaagaaaaaagggtGGCAAATGAAGAGGCAATGAGAGGAgggaaaaaactggaaaaaaagagagtgagatagattaacattatactgtatgtctgagcAAATTTAGCTATTTGGAGTCATTATCCCCCATTTTTCAGTCTCCCTCCTTCACCCATCTGCAACATCTCTTAGAAACCGGTCTTTCTTTGTGAGAGAATTAATTTATTCAAGTGTCAAAGAGACATACGTATGAATGAAAACTAGTGTCACTATTTATTACAATCTTAATCTGCATTAtttaaagtttgtttgtttctgtggttGTCAATGTTTAAATGAAACATGAAAAACTGTTTCATTTTCCCCCTTCTCTTCTTCAATACTGTACATGCAACCAGAGTTAAAGGTAGGGAGAAAATAAGGGAAATAGAAGGGAAGAAGTATGCCATACTTTGTTCCTTATATGCAGTTCAATTAAAGGTAATGGAAGATAGAATATACCTCTACAGAAAACATTTATaattgaaagatttttttaaaattaattattttcaacCAGTCGTTTTGTTGATTTCATTCCACAATCCACAACAGAACATGCTGTTGGGGCTCAATGAATAATAGTAGCTATTATTCAACACAGCTCCTTCTTCCCACCTGTTGAACAACAATTTACAGTAAACGGAGCCCAGACCCACACTTATATACTATATTcctataatatattaatatatatcaACAATTTCTCCGCATTTCCTTTTCAAATGGATGCAATTTGATGTGGATTCACAGGATATGACAATTGCTGAAACATCACAGCTTTAATTAACAGTAGCATCCACAAGACTAACATTAGGCAGTTCTTCAGTCCATCCAGTTATCTTGAATATTGTTAATGTTTTAACTCCGTtatatgtctgtttttgtgaaaTTGAATATGTTCCTTATGACATGAAGCAATGAAAATATGATTAATTTTGACTGCTGATCCGTGGATACATTTCCTTTTCAACTAGCTAAGGTCTGTAAGCTGTCTTTGTCCACACAATCTGATGTTATTTCAACACCTTCATTATTAATAAGGCACATCATTCAGCTTCGGGGCTAACGTTCATAGACTGACACTTGTGCCTTCAGAAGCTGTCGACTGTTAAAGACGCTCGCAGAACAAAAAGTCTGTAAATATTGTCCTCAGcgagaataaaaaataaaacactttgaaaatgAGCACACTAACAAACAcgtttgtttattttgatttgGCCCAAACCAACATGAAATCCCGACGAACATATTCGAGTTGAAGCTAGCCCAAATTCTTACCTGCTTTTTGTCCATCCATTTCTCCAGCGTCTAAACAACAAAAGAATACTAATTTATCGAGGGATTTGAGGCATCATACGGCTAAAGATAACCACTGATTTTGTATTTAAAGCCGAATTTTACATTACGCACAAAGAAATTTCTGTCGAATCTGCCCATGGATGAATCTGCCACACAAGTCCATCCAATCAGCGGAAGTAGACCGGAAACAGTGATACTGTAGCTGGCCTAGCAGCGCCCTCTGCGGCGGGAGGACTGTACTGCGCCCAAGAAGGGAACTGCAGCAGTTTTCTTTAAAGAATATATATactttaatctgtttatttattattgatccccaatggggaaattgcaatttacactctgtgtccacactttgttagttatcacacacagtcctgaactacacacacacacatgctcaggatctgtacatgcactaatggagagatgtcagagtgagtgggctgccagccgaaccagcgccctgagcggttgggggggtacggtgccttgctcaagagcacctggcagtgcccaggaggtgaagtggcatctctccagccaccaatccacactctgtgtgtgtatgtatatttatacatacagtggtgtgaaaaagtgtttgcccccttcctcatttcctgttcctttgcatgtttgtcacacttaagtgtttcggaacatcaaaccaatttaaacaatagtcaaggacaacacaagtaaacacaaaatgcaatttgtaaatgaaggtgtttattattaaaggtgaaaaaaaatccaaaacatcatggccctgtgtgaaaaagtgattgccccccttgttaaaacatactataactgtggttgcccacacctgagttcaatttctctagccacacccaagcctgattattgccacatctgttcacaatcaaggcatcacttaaataggagctgcttgacacagtaaggtccaccagaagatccttaaaagtacacatcatgccgagacccaaagaaattcaggaacaattgagaaagaaagtaattgagatctatcagtctggaaagggtatTAAAGccttttccaaagctttgggaatccagcgaaccacgtGAGagcattatccacaaatggcgaagacatggaacagtggtgaaccttcccaggagtggccggccgcccaaaattccCCAAGAGGCAGCAACGACTCATCCAAAGGGCCAAAGAAATGCAgacctcacttgcctcagttaaggtcagcgttcatgcctccaccatcagaaaagactgggcaaaaaaggcctgcatggcagagttccaa
The Etheostoma spectabile isolate EspeVRDwgs_2016 chromosome 6, UIUC_Espe_1.0, whole genome shotgun sequence genome window above contains:
- the zfat gene encoding zinc finger protein ZFAT isoform X3; protein product: MDLCGRFIHGQIRQKFLYAGEMDGQKAAGSVFMCRLCNLFSPSRSQLFAHCSQLHPQQEPPDDIIIALQPLVGEPVETLTESSVKRKRGRPKGSTKKTRTDLTECKADSTLSQEDHVQREKEGKKEEGDRQCSSIQAKSNEGMLGLECRDCHRSFSNRRQILKHICLREEKDDEDEEEENGGSCGGAGVEASGSLDPGGTDPNQMQQNPARPGPGREKDVGSFRPPRTSRSRTSKEGGLAKGNKKSVISVVLTEDKTLPGVSTMVPVEDNSVETESSAIQAQPQSAIFQSRSHQDHASGATACEGDPKTDQVPSSNPPSPTTTTTTTTTTTTTTTTKTAASRGFQEYSIKQDATNLLQSQLKIFACEFCNKIFKFRHSLVAHLRTHTQEKPFQCPHCDYASAIKANLNVHLRKHTGEKFSCQHCPFNCLSPGHLKVHIERVHLKVKQHCSFCEKKYSDVKNLLKHMEKRHNLKDPAVSQSYQQLRLKTRQGLRQLLYHCPTCNRRFKNQLERERHLLVHGPQRPFSCLLCDHAATKMATLTAHVRKHLFLYVCCVCDGKFVSSQALKSHLNESHHELDQEQAFTDCINNSYYLIQPGGGMWGDEEREDPDNGMEEELRIEQEGEDERTREEGRRKSEGGEEWRDGEGEQLKVAASENVEKEKEKAKCQGESAEEMQRKQGELENTSAQQDSQELLHQAISTETTTPSGRQDEATAGEKSQDSTADACTPAAGDERERSHTPRLDNSTQENKHPEVENTQTPSAPPFEERQTPQSERVVEVLHQSAFQQVLSSLQKTRLNMESFQRLRKIYGDLECQYCGKLFWYKVHYNVHVRTHTKEHSHYCSKCSYSSITKSSLKRHQIQKHSGLLLPCSNLGCKYTTPDKYKLQAHLKTHQEQGKSVTCPVCQNSYPEHRLKHHIKTSHPDTPMQGKGLMVQRAEKCPYCDSYFLKNSSDFQRHIWAHQGLKPYVCSVCDYAGRSRSNLKTHMNRHNTERSHLCDLCGKKFKSKVTLKSHRMSHTDEGKRFQCSECDFSSVSKPSLLRHMEQHAEFKPFRCAHCHYSCNIAGPLKRHYNMKHPDQKYQNAGPGLPDPDALKQQGGMKCPECEFVYGTKWELNRHLKSKHSLKVVEGTCWEVGETVEAQYVPVEDEEQLTEEPVAALQDNVNIQHITEFSSETHEAVTSMVAMAPGTVTVVQQVADEQEVGNCSNQLMVVNAEGGLAGNQVMVVEDAHGLEALTVLTQGENTHHYIVYVQEHTVEIN
- the zfat gene encoding zinc finger protein ZFAT isoform X4, with the translated sequence MCRLCNLFSPSRSQLFAHCSQLHPQQEPPDDIIIALQPLVGEPVETLTESSVKRKRGRPKGSTKKTRTDLTECKADSTLSQEDHVQREKEGKKEEGDRQCSSIQAKSNEGMLGLECRDCHRSFSNRRQILKHICLREEKDDEDEEEENGGSCGGAGVEASGSLDPGGTDPNQMQQNPARPGPGREKDVGSFRPPRTSRSRTSKEGGLAKGNKKSVISVVLTEDKTLPGVSTMVPVEDNSVETESSAIQAQPQSAIFQSRSHQDHASGATACEGDPKTDQVPSSNPPSPTTTTTTTTTTTTTTTTKTAASRGFQEYSIKQDATNLLQSQLKIFACEFCNKIFKFRHSLVAHLRTHTQEKPFQCPHCDYASAIKANLNVHLRKHTGEKFSCQHCPFNCLSPGHLKVHIERVHLKVKQHCSFCEKKYSDVKNLLKHMEKRHNLKDPAVSQSYQQLRLKTRQGLRQLLYHCPTCNRRFKNQLERERHLLVHGPQRPFSCLLCDHAATKMATLTAHVRKHLFLYVCCVCDGKFVSSQALKSHLNESHHELDQEQAFTDCINNSYYLIQPGGGMWGDEEREDPDNGMEEELRIEQEGEDERTREEGRRKSEGGEEWRDGEGEQLKVAASENVEKEKEKAKCQGESAEEMQRKQGELENTSAQQDSQELLHQAISTETTTPSGRQDEATAGEKSQDSTADACTPAAGDERERSHTPRLDNSTQENKHPEVENTQTPSAPPFEERQTPQSERVVEVLHQSAFQQVLSSLQKTRLNMESFQRLRKIYGDLECQYCGKLFWYKVHYNVHVRTHTKEHSHYCSKCSYSSITKSSLKRHQIQKHSGLLLPCSNLGCKYTTPDKYKLQAHLKTHQEQGKSVTCPVCQNSYPEHRLKHHIKTSHPDTPMQGKGLMVQRAEKCPYCDSYFLKNSSDFQRHIWAHQGLKPYVCSVCDYAGRSRSNLKTHMNRHNTERSHLCDLCGKKFKSKVTLKSHRMSHTDEGKRFQCSECDFSSVSKPSLLRHMEQHAEFKPFRCAHCHYSCNIAGPLKRHYNMKHPDQKYQNAGPGLPDPDALKQQGGMKCPECEFVYGTKWELNRHLKSKHSLKVVEGTCWEVGETVEAQYVPVEDEEQLTEEPVAALQDNVNIQHITEFSSETHEAVTSMVAMAPGTVTVVQQLQVADEQEVGNCSNQLMVVNAEGGLAGNQVMVVEDAHGLEALTVLTQGENTHHYIVYVQEHTVEIN
- the zfat gene encoding zinc finger protein ZFAT isoform X1 — encoded protein: MDLCGRFIHGQIRQKFLYAGEMDGQKAAGSVFMCRLCNLFSPSRSQLFAHCSQLHPQQEPPDDIIIALQPLVGEPVETLTESSVKRKRGRPKGSTKKTRTDLTECKADSTLSQEDHVQREKEGKKEEGDRQCSSIQAKSNEGMLGLECRDCHRSFSNRRQILKHICLREEKDDEDEEEENGGSCGGAGVEASGSLDPGGTDPNQMQQNPARPGPGREKDVGSFRPPRTSRSRTSKEGGLAKGNKKSVISVVLTEDKTLPGVSTMVPVEDNSVETESSAIQAQPQSAIFQSRSHQDHASGATACEGDPKTDQVPSSNPPSPTTTTTTTTTTTTTTTTKTAASRGFQEYSIKQDATNLLQSQLKIFACEFCNKIFKFRHSLVAHLRTHTQEKPFQCPHCDYASAIKANLNVHLRKHTGEKFSCQHCPFNCLSPGHLKVHIERVHLKVKQHCSFCEKKYSDVKNLLKHMEKRHNLKDPAVSQSYQQLRLKTRQGLRQLLYHCPTCNRRFKNQLERERHLLVHGPQRPFSCLLCDHAATKMATLTAHVRKHLFLYVCCVCDGKFVSSQALKSHLNESHHELDQEQAFTDCINNSYYLIQPGGGMWGDEEREDPDNGMEEELRIEQEGEDERTREEGRRKSEGGEEWRDGEGEQLKVAASENVEKEKEKAKCQGESAEEMQRKQGELENTSAQQDSQELLHQAISTETTTPSGRQDEATAGEKSQDSTADACTPAAGDERERSHTPRLDNSTQENKHPEVENTQTPSAPPFEERQTPQSERVVEVLHQSAFQQVLSSLQKTRLNMESFQRLRKIYGDLECQYCGKLFWYKVHYNVHVRTHTKEHSHYCSKCSYSSITKSSLKRHQIQKHSGLLLPCSNLGCKYTTPDKYKLQAHLKTHQEQGKSVTCPVCQNSYPEHRLKHHIKTSHPDTPMQGKGLMVQRAEKCPYCDSYFLKNSSDFQRHIWAHQGLKPYVCSVCDYAGRSRSNLKTHMNRHNTERSHLCDLCGKKFKSKVTLKSHRMSHTDEGKRFQCSECDFSSVSKPSLLRHMEQHAEFKPFRCAHCHYSCNIAGPLKRHYNMKHPDQKYQNAGPGLPDPDALKQQGGMKCPECEFVYGTKWELNRHLKSKHSLKVVEGTCWEVGETVEAQYVPVEDEEQLTEEPVAALQDNVNIQHITEFSSETHEAVTSMVAMAPGTVTVVQQLQVADEQEVGNCSNQLMVVNAEGGLAGNQVMVVEDAHGLEALTVLTQGENTHHYIVYVQEHTVEIN
- the zfat gene encoding zinc finger protein ZFAT isoform X2; translated protein: MDLCGRFIHGQIRQKFLYAGEMDGQKAAGSVFMCRLCNLFSPSRSQLFAHCSQLHPQQEPPDDIIIALQPLVGEPVETLTESSVKRKRGRPKGSTKKTRTDLTECKADSTLSQEDHVQREKEGKKEEGDRQCSSIQAKSNEGMLGLECRDCHRSFSNRRQILKHICLREEKDDEDEEEENGGSCGGAGVEASGSLDPGGTDPNQMQQNPARPGPGREKGSFRPPRTSRSRTSKEGGLAKGNKKSVISVVLTEDKTLPGVSTMVPVEDNSVETESSAIQAQPQSAIFQSRSHQDHASGATACEGDPKTDQVPSSNPPSPTTTTTTTTTTTTTTTTKTAASRGFQEYSIKQDATNLLQSQLKIFACEFCNKIFKFRHSLVAHLRTHTQEKPFQCPHCDYASAIKANLNVHLRKHTGEKFSCQHCPFNCLSPGHLKVHIERVHLKVKQHCSFCEKKYSDVKNLLKHMEKRHNLKDPAVSQSYQQLRLKTRQGLRQLLYHCPTCNRRFKNQLERERHLLVHGPQRPFSCLLCDHAATKMATLTAHVRKHLFLYVCCVCDGKFVSSQALKSHLNESHHELDQEQAFTDCINNSYYLIQPGGGMWGDEEREDPDNGMEEELRIEQEGEDERTREEGRRKSEGGEEWRDGEGEQLKVAASENVEKEKEKAKCQGESAEEMQRKQGELENTSAQQDSQELLHQAISTETTTPSGRQDEATAGEKSQDSTADACTPAAGDERERSHTPRLDNSTQENKHPEVENTQTPSAPPFEERQTPQSERVVEVLHQSAFQQVLSSLQKTRLNMESFQRLRKIYGDLECQYCGKLFWYKVHYNVHVRTHTKEHSHYCSKCSYSSITKSSLKRHQIQKHSGLLLPCSNLGCKYTTPDKYKLQAHLKTHQEQGKSVTCPVCQNSYPEHRLKHHIKTSHPDTPMQGKGLMVQRAEKCPYCDSYFLKNSSDFQRHIWAHQGLKPYVCSVCDYAGRSRSNLKTHMNRHNTERSHLCDLCGKKFKSKVTLKSHRMSHTDEGKRFQCSECDFSSVSKPSLLRHMEQHAEFKPFRCAHCHYSCNIAGPLKRHYNMKHPDQKYQNAGPGLPDPDALKQQGGMKCPECEFVYGTKWELNRHLKSKHSLKVVEGTCWEVGETVEAQYVPVEDEEQLTEEPVAALQDNVNIQHITEFSSETHEAVTSMVAMAPGTVTVVQQLQVADEQEVGNCSNQLMVVNAEGGLAGNQVMVVEDAHGLEALTVLTQGENTHHYIVYVQEHTVEIN